One Ignavibacterium album JCM 16511 genomic region harbors:
- a CDS encoding pseudouridine synthase, translating into MRLNKFISESGITSRRKAEELILQGRVTVNNKTITTLAFNVDPEKDIVTLDGERIRQKKKLYFLLNKPSGYISTTDDERGRKTVLDLIPVREKLFPVGRLDADTTGVLLLTNDGDFANQLLHPRNKIIRVYEAKLDKELEEKDAERLIKGILLDKRKSKFERVYFEKPKDRTRVTVECVEGRNHFVKRMFTLLGYEVKKLNRKSFAGIEANIPVGSYRELTIAEIKKLYQHNV; encoded by the coding sequence ATGAGACTGAATAAATTTATTTCTGAGAGCGGAATCACTTCAAGAAGAAAAGCAGAAGAACTAATTCTTCAAGGTCGTGTAACTGTAAATAATAAAACCATTACAACTTTAGCTTTCAATGTTGATCCCGAAAAAGATATTGTTACTCTTGATGGTGAGAGAATAAGACAAAAGAAAAAACTATACTTTCTGCTGAATAAACCTTCTGGTTATATTTCAACTACCGACGATGAAAGAGGAAGAAAAACTGTTCTTGATTTGATTCCGGTTCGCGAAAAATTATTTCCTGTAGGCAGACTAGATGCTGATACAACAGGAGTTCTGTTACTTACTAATGACGGTGATTTTGCTAATCAACTTCTTCATCCCAGAAATAAAATAATCAGAGTTTATGAAGCCAAATTAGATAAAGAACTTGAGGAGAAAGATGCAGAACGTTTGATTAAAGGAATTTTACTCGATAAAAGAAAAAGCAAATTCGAAAGAGTTTATTTTGAAAAACCTAAAGACAGAACAAGAGTTACTGTAGAATGCGTTGAAGGAAGAAATCATTTTGTGAAACGAATGTTTACTTTACTTGGTTATGAGGTTAAAAAGCTGAACAGAAAAAGTTTTGCCGGAATTGAGGCAAACATTCCTGTCGGTTCATACAGAGAATTAACGATTGCTGAAATTAAAAAATTATATCAACATAATGTTTAA
- the dacB gene encoding D-alanyl-D-alanine carboxypeptidase/D-alanyl-D-alanine-endopeptidase: MLKLKNYINIMFKYFSIVCCLFISEIFAQDTLKYAIKDTTEEYEYLTVSELQDKITSLLSDTNFYTANWGVVIRSLKTGEYLYQKDENKLFTPASNLKLFTTAAGLSLLGSGYRYTTNIYADGEINYSTLEGNLIVQGTGDPTISGRFYSGNIYKVFDDWADSLLELGITKIKGNIIGDDDLFDEKGLGEGWSWDYETYWYAAQSSAISFNDNCVDITIYYDKKLDSIIVKYSPVVKGIVVINDVVPVSPGTGSTDIDVYRERGTNIITVSGTFSQGSDTLKTYATVFNPTLFAMMVFKDRLEKKGIKVLGYAIDIDDYNKSIDYSKTQFLFSYYSPYLFEIVKVINKGSQNFFAEQLLKTIGLEKKGFGSVENGILACKEWFAEIGLNPDHILMADGSGLSHLNRVTPKQIVLLLRYMYASKNFGAFFSSLPIAGVDGTLARRMKNTRAENSVRAKTGFIGFTRSLSGYAFTAEGEPLAFSLIVNNFNVPVKLAENIQDSICILLSNFKRKHSE, translated from the coding sequence TTGCTGAAATTAAAAAATTATATCAACATAATGTTTAAATATTTTTCTATTGTCTGTTGTCTGTTCATCTCCGAGATATTTGCTCAGGATACTTTGAAATATGCAATTAAAGACACAACCGAAGAGTATGAATATCTCACAGTTTCTGAACTTCAGGATAAGATTACTTCACTTTTAAGTGATACAAATTTTTATACTGCAAATTGGGGAGTTGTGATTCGTTCATTAAAAACCGGTGAATATCTTTACCAGAAAGATGAGAATAAATTATTTACTCCGGCTTCAAATCTTAAGTTGTTTACAACTGCTGCGGGTTTATCGCTTCTTGGCAGTGGTTACAGATATACAACGAATATTTATGCTGACGGCGAAATAAATTATTCAACTCTCGAAGGAAATCTGATTGTTCAGGGAACAGGTGATCCAACTATCTCAGGCAGATTTTATAGTGGAAATATCTACAAAGTTTTTGACGATTGGGCTGATTCACTCCTTGAATTAGGAATAACCAAAATTAAAGGTAATATTATTGGCGATGACGATTTGTTTGATGAGAAAGGTCTGGGTGAAGGTTGGTCGTGGGATTACGAAACATATTGGTATGCTGCACAATCAAGTGCTATCTCATTCAATGATAACTGTGTGGATATCACAATTTACTATGATAAAAAACTTGATAGTATTATTGTTAAATACTCGCCGGTAGTTAAAGGCATTGTAGTGATAAATGATGTTGTCCCTGTTTCACCAGGAACTGGTAGCACTGATATTGATGTTTACCGTGAGAGAGGAACAAACATTATTACTGTGTCAGGAACATTTAGTCAGGGCAGTGATACTCTTAAAACTTATGCCACAGTTTTTAATCCAACTTTGTTTGCAATGATGGTTTTCAAAGACAGATTAGAGAAAAAAGGAATTAAAGTTTTAGGCTATGCAATTGACATCGACGATTATAATAAAAGTATTGATTATTCAAAGACGCAGTTTCTTTTCTCTTATTATTCACCATATCTTTTTGAGATTGTTAAAGTAATCAATAAAGGTTCGCAAAACTTTTTTGCCGAACAATTATTAAAGACAATTGGTCTTGAGAAAAAAGGATTTGGTTCTGTTGAAAACGGAATTCTTGCTTGTAAAGAATGGTTTGCCGAAATAGGATTAAATCCTGACCACATTTTAATGGCAGATGGCAGTGGTCTTTCTCATCTGAATCGTGTTACACCTAAGCAGATAGTTCTCTTACTTCGGTATATGTATGCTTCAAAAAACTTCGGAGCGTTTTTCAGTTCATTACCAATTGCGGGAGTTGATGGTACTCTTGCAAGAAGAATGAAAAACACGAGAGCAGAAAATTCAGTCCGTGCAAAAACAGGTTTTATAGGTTTTACCAGAAGTTTATCAGGTTACGCGTTCACTGCTGAAGGAGAGCCATTAGCATTTAGTTTAATTGTAAATAATTTTAATGTTCCTGTTAAACTTGCAGAGAACATTCAGGATTCAATTTGTATTTTATTGTCAAACTTTAAAAGAAAACATTCGGAGTAA
- the lysS gene encoding lysine--tRNA ligase, translating to MENNIQQEYNDLVKRRFEELDELKKMGIEPFAYEFDVNSDSEDIKNNFKDDEHRIVKIAGRIMAIRRMGKASFAHIQDHKGRIQIYLKKDELAEMYDAFKLMDIGDIIGVEGFVFKTKTGEISVHTQKLVLLAKGLRPIPIAKEVIDENGNKIIYDQFADKELRYRQRYVDLVVNPDVKDVFIKRSKIISTIREFLDSKGLLEVETPILQPLYGGAAARPFITHHNALDIDLYLRIADELYLKRLIVGGFNGVYEISKDFRNEGMDRSHNPEFTMLELYVPYKDYNWMMNFVEELFEYVCTKVFGTLKFTYDNLQIDFSRPWKRISMIEAIEEKTGVNVIKSDIETLTTVAKKLSIDVAGLNSKAKLIDEIFSAAVEGELIQPTFVLDYPVELSPLAKKHRTKEGVVERFEAYVVGKEICNAFSELNDPLDQRARFEEQVKMREAGDDEAHQIDEDFLRALEYGMPPTAGLGIGIDRLVMILTNQPSIRDVIFFPQMKPEVK from the coding sequence ATGGAGAATAATATTCAGCAAGAATATAACGATTTAGTTAAAAGAAGATTTGAAGAATTAGATGAACTGAAGAAAATGGGTATTGAACCCTTTGCCTATGAATTCGATGTCAATTCGGATTCAGAGGATATTAAAAATAATTTTAAAGATGACGAACATCGTATAGTTAAAATTGCCGGAAGAATTATGGCAATTAGAAGAATGGGTAAAGCATCTTTTGCTCATATTCAGGATCATAAAGGACGCATTCAGATTTATCTGAAGAAAGACGAACTTGCCGAAATGTATGATGCATTTAAGTTAATGGATATTGGTGATATAATCGGAGTTGAAGGATTTGTATTCAAAACAAAAACGGGTGAGATTTCTGTCCATACACAAAAACTTGTTCTTCTAGCCAAAGGATTAAGACCAATTCCAATTGCAAAAGAAGTGATTGATGAAAACGGAAATAAAATTATTTACGATCAGTTTGCAGATAAGGAACTTCGTTACAGGCAGCGATATGTTGATTTGGTCGTTAATCCGGATGTAAAAGATGTTTTCATCAAGAGAAGTAAAATCATATCAACAATAAGAGAGTTCCTTGACTCCAAAGGTTTGCTTGAAGTTGAAACTCCGATACTTCAGCCTCTTTATGGTGGTGCTGCTGCAAGACCTTTCATAACTCATCATAATGCGCTTGATATTGATTTGTATCTCCGCATCGCAGATGAATTATATCTTAAAAGATTAATTGTTGGTGGATTTAACGGAGTTTATGAAATTTCAAAAGACTTTAGAAATGAAGGGATGGATCGTTCTCATAATCCTGAATTTACAATGCTTGAATTGTATGTCCCTTACAAAGATTATAACTGGATGATGAATTTTGTTGAAGAACTTTTTGAATATGTATGTACAAAAGTTTTTGGTACTTTGAAATTTACATACGACAATCTTCAGATTGATTTTTCACGTCCCTGGAAAAGAATATCTATGATTGAAGCAATCGAAGAAAAGACAGGCGTAAATGTAATCAAATCTGATATAGAAACCCTGACGACTGTTGCTAAAAAATTATCAATCGATGTTGCAGGACTTAACAGCAAAGCAAAACTTATTGATGAGATATTCAGTGCTGCTGTTGAAGGTGAACTGATTCAACCGACATTTGTTTTAGATTATCCTGTTGAACTATCACCTTTAGCAAAAAAGCATCGCACTAAAGAAGGAGTCGTTGAACGATTCGAAGCTTATGTAGTAGGAAAAGAAATTTGTAATGCATTCTCAGAACTAAATGATCCGCTTGATCAGAGAGCAAGATTTGAAGAACAGGTAAAGATGCGCGAAGCCGGTGATGATGAAGCACATCAGATTGATGAAGATTTTTTAAGAGCACTTGAATATGGAATGCCTCCAACAGCCGGATTAGGAATTGGTATTGACAGATTGGTAATGATTCTTACAAATCAGCCATCAATTAGAGATGTGATTTTTTTCCCTCAGATGAAACCTGAAGTTAAGTAG
- a CDS encoding S41 family peptidase, giving the protein MFSNWTKFPFLFLVLTIGALIGIQLEKVFSGDNLRESIRKFNDVLTYTEKYYIEEVDTQKLVEAALNGMFNQLDPHSVYIPAKEFTAVEESFRGDFEGIGIEFQIVNDTLTVVSPITGGPSEQLGILPGDRIVKIDGNPVIGITNDDVRQKLRGKAGTKVNVTIARPGVSKLLEYTIVRDKIPIYSVDAHFMIDDKTGYVSVSRFSETTFDELFTALKDLDAKGMKQLLLDLRGNPGGYLNQAVQIADLFIDGQKRIVYTEGRRKEFNEEYYASETYPYEKIPLVVLINRGSASASEIVSGAIQDWDRGLVVGETSFGKGLVQRQFQLFDNSAIRLTISEYFTPSGRLIQRDYKNKKDKKDYYSEISDREESEGENIEHTAEKDSTKPTYKTLVKKRTVFGGGGITPDYIVKSETLTEYTQNLLKENLFYSFVLNYLDTKTKDIKNRFGDNLNKFRKEFFISDEMLNSFVSYAKTKKVEFVKSDFEKDKDYIAARLKAQIARNFWKNDGWYSVLLEGDSQYNQALKLFNEAKDLANLK; this is encoded by the coding sequence ATGTTTTCTAACTGGACTAAATTTCCTTTTTTATTTTTAGTACTCACAATTGGTGCTTTAATCGGAATTCAGCTTGAAAAAGTTTTTTCAGGTGATAATCTCCGTGAAAGCATAAGAAAATTTAATGATGTACTTACTTACACTGAAAAATATTACATCGAAGAAGTTGACACTCAAAAATTAGTTGAAGCAGCTTTGAACGGAATGTTTAATCAACTTGATCCTCATTCCGTTTACATTCCGGCAAAGGAATTTACTGCGGTCGAAGAATCATTCAGAGGTGATTTTGAAGGAATTGGAATCGAATTTCAAATTGTTAACGACACACTTACTGTTGTTTCACCGATTACCGGTGGACCAAGTGAACAACTTGGAATTTTGCCTGGCGACAGAATAGTGAAGATTGATGGTAATCCCGTAATCGGAATTACTAATGATGACGTGCGTCAGAAATTAAGAGGCAAAGCCGGAACAAAAGTAAATGTTACGATTGCAAGACCGGGAGTTTCAAAATTGTTGGAATACACAATTGTTCGTGATAAAATTCCGATTTATTCTGTTGACGCTCATTTTATGATTGATGATAAAACCGGTTATGTAAGTGTATCCAGATTCTCTGAAACAACTTTTGACGAATTATTTACTGCACTAAAAGACCTTGATGCAAAAGGAATGAAGCAGCTGCTTCTCGATTTGCGTGGAAATCCTGGTGGTTATTTGAACCAGGCTGTTCAGATAGCTGATTTATTTATTGACGGACAAAAAAGGATTGTTTACACTGAGGGAAGAAGAAAAGAATTCAACGAAGAATATTATGCATCGGAAACTTATCCTTATGAAAAAATTCCATTAGTTGTTTTAATAAATCGTGGAAGTGCATCAGCTAGCGAAATCGTTTCAGGTGCAATTCAGGATTGGGACAGAGGTTTAGTGGTTGGTGAAACTTCTTTTGGAAAAGGACTTGTTCAAAGACAATTTCAACTATTTGATAACTCCGCAATCAGATTAACTATATCCGAATACTTTACTCCTTCGGGAAGACTAATTCAGAGAGATTATAAAAACAAAAAGGATAAAAAAGATTATTACTCTGAAATTTCTGACAGAGAAGAATCTGAAGGTGAAAACATTGAACATACAGCAGAAAAGGATTCTACAAAACCAACTTACAAAACTTTAGTTAAGAAGAGAACAGTCTTTGGCGGAGGCGGAATTACTCCTGATTACATCGTTAAATCTGAAACTCTCACCGAATACACTCAGAATTTACTCAAAGAAAATTTATTCTATTCATTTGTGTTAAACTATCTGGATACAAAAACAAAAGATATAAAGAACAGATTCGGTGATAATCTTAACAAATTCAGAAAAGAATTTTTTATTTCTGATGAAATGTTAAATTCATTTGTCAGTTATGCAAAAACAAAGAAAGTGGAATTTGTAAAATCTGATTTTGAAAAAGACAAAGATTACATCGCAGCGCGGTTAAAAGCTCAGATAGCAAGAAACTTCTGGAAAAATGATGGCTGGTACTCTGTTTTGCTCGAAGGAGATTCACAATACAATCAGGCATTAAAACTTTTTAATGAAGCAAAAGATTTGGCAAACCTAAAGTGA
- a CDS encoding DUF3108 domain-containing protein — translation MRKASFIFFAVIIFSIVNYNQTKNKIFQNDLPFRKIDVGEEITYVVKYLFISIGEIKLKVTKREITHNDTIYSAIAYIDSYEGLPFVNLHQIYETKFNPRQIPIFFRGTIIDKDTTFTEYTFNYKSNRIHILKGSKTKNEIWTDSSAVLDREYLDGLSLFYYARMRTGRKASYSTPVFINEKGEKTVIRCYDKPEPIEIDAVDYKVNCVYLDGETEFKGIFGLTGYFEGWFSNDEYAVPIYAKMSVIIGNITVELKEWKKKNWTPPKFYN, via the coding sequence GTGAGAAAAGCATCATTTATTTTTTTCGCAGTTATCATTTTCAGTATTGTAAATTACAATCAAACGAAAAACAAAATTTTCCAGAATGATTTGCCCTTCCGCAAAATTGATGTTGGAGAAGAGATTACATATGTGGTAAAATATCTTTTCATCTCAATCGGAGAGATTAAACTAAAAGTTACAAAGCGGGAAATCACTCATAACGACACGATATACTCAGCAATTGCCTATATTGATTCTTATGAAGGATTGCCTTTTGTAAATCTTCATCAGATATATGAAACTAAATTTAACCCGAGACAAATCCCGATATTTTTCAGAGGAACCATCATCGATAAGGATACAACTTTTACGGAATATACATTTAATTATAAAAGCAATAGAATTCATATTCTGAAAGGAAGCAAAACCAAAAATGAAATATGGACAGATTCTTCCGCTGTTCTTGACCGTGAATATCTTGATGGACTTTCATTATTTTATTATGCAAGAATGCGCACAGGAAGAAAAGCTTCATATAGCACTCCAGTATTCATAAATGAAAAAGGAGAAAAGACTGTAATAAGATGTTATGATAAACCCGAACCAATAGAAATTGATGCTGTTGACTACAAAGTAAATTGTGTTTATCTTGATGGTGAAACAGAATTCAAAGGTATATTTGGCCTTACAGGATATTTTGAAGGTTGGTTTTCGAATGATGAATACGCTGTTCCGATCTATGCTAAAATGTCTGTTATAATCGGTAACATTACAGTTGAGTTGAAAGAATGGAAAAAGAAAAATTGGACACCACCAAAATTTTACAATTAA
- a CDS encoding gamma carbonic anhydrase family protein yields the protein MEKEKLDTTKILQLNSQDKLFPYLDLFPKIHPSVFLASGVKIIGDVQIGEDSSVWYNTVIRGDVHYVRIGKMTNIQDCSMLHVTNGKYPLNIGNKVTIGHAVKLHGCTLQDLCLIGIGAIVLDGAVVEEKSMVAAGSVVKPNFVVPSGKLVAGVPAKVIRDLTHQELDEFEKSAQRYKKYTELTVKSLIHFSNNK from the coding sequence ATGGAAAAAGAAAAATTGGACACCACCAAAATTTTACAATTAAATTCCCAGGATAAATTATTTCCATATCTCGATTTATTTCCGAAAATTCATCCATCAGTGTTCCTTGCTTCCGGTGTGAAAATTATCGGAGATGTCCAAATCGGAGAGGATTCAAGTGTGTGGTATAATACAGTTATCAGAGGCGATGTTCACTATGTTCGAATCGGAAAAATGACTAATATTCAGGATTGTTCGATGTTACATGTTACAAATGGGAAATATCCATTGAATATAGGTAACAAAGTTACAATTGGACATGCAGTAAAATTACACGGGTGCACTTTGCAGGATTTATGTCTTATCGGAATTGGTGCTATAGTTTTAGATGGAGCAGTAGTTGAAGAAAAATCTATGGTTGCTGCTGGTTCTGTTGTAAAACCAAATTTTGTCGTTCCTTCAGGAAAATTAGTTGCTGGTGTTCCGGCAAAAGTTATTCGTGATTTGACTCACCAAGAACTCGATGAATTTGAAAAATCAGCTCAGCGGTATAAAAAGTACACAGAGCTTACAGTAAAATCTTTAATTCATTTTTCTAATAATAAATAA
- the ybeY gene encoding rRNA maturation RNase YbeY: protein MRNLRIYSIDKKIPKKKLHHFVKLILADLKLSLSSLELNFINSDKIIEISKQYLSHDYSTDIITFNYSDNKHSIDGEIFISVNDATENAEKYKVNYLEEIGRLIVHGVLHLIGFDDLTPDERKKMKNQENRLIKKFKFILLR, encoded by the coding sequence ATGAGAAATCTCAGAATCTATTCCATCGATAAAAAAATACCTAAGAAAAAATTACATCATTTTGTGAAATTAATTCTTGCAGACCTTAAACTTTCACTTTCTTCACTTGAATTAAATTTTATCAATTCAGATAAAATAATAGAGATTAGCAAACAATATCTTTCTCACGATTATTCGACAGATATTATCACATTTAATTATTCTGATAACAAACATTCGATTGACGGAGAAATTTTTATTTCAGTTAATGATGCGACGGAAAATGCTGAAAAGTATAAAGTGAACTATCTTGAAGAAATTGGCAGATTAATTGTACATGGAGTTTTGCATTTAATTGGTTTTGATGACCTGACTCCTGATGAAAGAAAAAAAATGAAAAATCAGGAGAATCGTTTGATTAAAAAGTTTAAATTTATTTTATTAAGGTAG
- a CDS encoding tyrosine-type recombinase/integrase, with the protein MAEAISQVIEKFLSQLTNIRRYSDNTIKAYRNDLSEFENFCSENSKLKLNEITEKFLKKYLVNLSEKELDKTSISRKLSAIRSLFRFAFRNELIETNPASTLPNPKTRRKLPSVVDSGSLEHLIEDNKNTSDILEKIIIELSYGCALRVSELCNLRYKDIDFEGSTIRILGKGNKMRIVPLGSKSLRLLNSYLNEYPVTNQNDYLIRTSKNEKIYPRMVYRIVNRNLSKVTDVKNKSPHTLRHSAATHMLDNGADLIVVKEILGHENLSTTQIYTHVSIERLKATYKKSHPKS; encoded by the coding sequence ATGGCTGAAGCAATAAGCCAGGTAATTGAGAAATTCCTTTCACAACTTACAAATATCAGAAGATACTCAGATAATACCATTAAAGCTTATCGGAATGATTTATCCGAATTCGAAAATTTCTGTTCTGAAAACTCAAAACTTAAGCTTAATGAGATTACTGAAAAGTTTCTTAAGAAATATTTAGTTAATCTCTCTGAAAAGGAACTTGATAAGACAAGCATTTCCAGAAAATTATCTGCTATACGCAGTTTATTCAGGTTTGCATTCAGAAATGAACTAATCGAAACAAATCCTGCGTCCACATTACCTAATCCGAAAACACGAAGAAAATTACCTTCGGTTGTTGATTCAGGTTCATTAGAACACTTGATTGAGGATAATAAGAATACATCAGATATTCTTGAAAAAATTATAATTGAGTTGTCATACGGATGCGCTTTGCGTGTTAGTGAATTATGTAATCTCAGATATAAGGATATTGATTTTGAAGGTAGTACGATAAGAATTTTGGGAAAAGGAAATAAAATGAGAATTGTTCCTTTGGGCTCTAAATCTTTAAGACTTTTAAATTCTTATCTGAATGAATATCCTGTAACAAATCAAAATGATTACTTGATAAGAACTTCAAAAAACGAAAAGATTTATCCACGGATGGTTTATCGGATAGTAAATCGGAACTTATCAAAAGTAACTGATGTCAAAAATAAAAGTCCACACACACTAAGGCACAGTGCAGCAACTCATATGCTTGATAATGGTGCAGATTTAATAGTTGTTAAAGAAATACTTGGACACGAAAATTTATCCACCACACAAATTTACACTCATGTTAGTATTGAAAGACTAAAAGCGACTTATAAAAAGTCGCATCCTAAATCATAA
- the hpf gene encoding ribosome hibernation-promoting factor, HPF/YfiA family, whose translation MNIQITARKFKAHETLKEFIKDELNSLNRFNDDIISADVKLSFQNTQNSIKIAEVLLSIPGQILTAKEESDDFKKSVSGAVEKLRNQLSTIKSKRTSKTR comes from the coding sequence ATGAACATCCAAATTACCGCCCGAAAGTTCAAAGCTCATGAAACCTTAAAAGAATTCATTAAGGATGAGCTTAATTCATTAAATCGGTTTAATGATGATATAATAAGTGCGGATGTTAAATTAAGTTTTCAGAATACACAGAACAGTATTAAAATTGCTGAAGTATTATTAAGTATTCCGGGTCAGATTTTAACAGCTAAAGAAGAATCTGACGATTTTAAAAAATCAGTATCAGGTGCAGTTGAGAAATTGCGCAATCAGTTATCTACTATCAAATCCAAAAGAACTTCCAAAACAAGATGA
- the hprK gene encoding HPr(Ser) kinase/phosphatase: protein MIKIDEKNIVRKDFITVNFLYEHARKICKLNLVTSDHNLENKIIDQNLHRPGLALAGFVDLFSYTRVQVYGNTELRYLEKLNHDQRRQSLRRVFEFNIPCIIITDGNKPDAIFLEEASKYRVPIFTTEFSTTKLVYLLSDFLDDQFAPRLTVHGSFVDVYGVGIMFMGKSGIGKSEVTLDLIERGHRLVADDVIILTKKGEGILMGTGTDLGKHFMEIRGLGIIDVERMFGIRAIRYQKRLEILVELEIWDDNSDYTRTGLDGRTLSIMDVEIPYVKLPILPGKNITVISEVIALNYLLKHYGYDSAHIFQERLAEKLRSKNDSENRGVNYFEHDFE from the coding sequence ATGATTAAAATTGATGAAAAGAATATTGTTCGTAAAGATTTTATTACAGTAAATTTTCTTTATGAGCACGCTAGAAAAATTTGCAAACTAAATCTTGTTACAAGTGATCATAATCTTGAGAACAAAATAATTGATCAGAATCTGCACAGACCCGGCCTGGCATTAGCCGGGTTTGTTGATTTATTTTCTTACACAAGGGTTCAGGTGTACGGAAATACAGAATTAAGATATCTTGAAAAATTAAATCACGATCAAAGAAGACAATCACTTAGGCGAGTATTCGAGTTTAATATTCCTTGCATAATAATCACTGATGGAAACAAACCGGACGCAATATTTTTAGAAGAAGCTTCCAAATACAGAGTTCCGATTTTTACTACTGAGTTTTCAACTACAAAACTTGTATATCTTTTAAGTGATTTTCTTGATGATCAGTTTGCTCCGAGATTGACAGTTCATGGTTCTTTCGTTGATGTTTATGGTGTCGGAATTATGTTTATGGGAAAATCCGGAATAGGGAAGAGTGAGGTTACTTTAGATTTAATTGAAAGAGGGCATCGTCTTGTTGCTGATGATGTAATAATCCTTACTAAAAAAGGCGAAGGTATTTTGATGGGAACAGGTACTGATCTTGGCAAACATTTTATGGAAATAAGAGGTCTGGGAATAATTGATGTAGAAAGAATGTTTGGAATCCGTGCTATTCGTTATCAAAAGAGACTGGAAATTCTGGTTGAACTCGAAATCTGGGATGATAACTCGGATTATACTCGTACCGGACTTGACGGAAGAACTCTTTCTATAATGGATGTAGAAATTCCTTATGTTAAATTGCCAATTCTTCCTGGAAAAAACATAACAGTAATATCAGAAGTCATTGCATTGAACTACTTATTAAAGCATTATGGCTATGATTCTGCCCATATTTTTCAGGAAAGATTAGCTGAAAAGTTAAGATCAAAAAATGACTCTGAAAATCGTGGAGTAAACTATTTTGAACACGATTTTGAGTAG
- a CDS encoding M23 family metallopeptidase — MKKFFYYSNKNLKFVEIKNFKAKTITFVIVSSIILSSLLFGTYYLVFTIFNSKDKAQLEQENILLKEKIKNLSVQYSSLKDELQNLVELSSNLRQLTNLKPLITQENPGIGGSIFSDEISSILSKDADVASSLGLIETLTQKFELEKKEYLRITEKLNENSAFYDALPAIIPTTGGYSIEGFGMRMHPILKVMKMHEGLDILTDVGSPVFAPGNGKIVYVGPRGGYGLTVEVEHGFGYKTVFAHLSKALVKEGQTVKRGDRIALTGNSGLSTGPHLHYEVHLNGIPQDPINYFFEDFNYFEAKKITKRVGDK, encoded by the coding sequence ATGAAAAAATTTTTTTACTACTCAAATAAGAACTTAAAATTCGTCGAAATAAAGAACTTCAAAGCTAAAACTATCACTTTTGTTATAGTTTCATCAATTATTCTAAGTTCTTTACTTTTCGGAACTTATTACCTTGTTTTTACAATATTTAACTCAAAAGACAAAGCTCAATTAGAGCAAGAGAACATACTTTTAAAGGAAAAAATAAAGAACCTTAGCGTTCAGTATTCGTCTTTAAAGGACGAATTACAAAATTTAGTCGAATTAAGTTCGAATCTGAGACAATTAACAAACCTAAAACCTTTAATAACTCAGGAAAATCCAGGTATCGGTGGAAGTATTTTTAGTGACGAAATTTCCTCAATACTTTCAAAAGATGCCGATGTTGCTAGTTCTTTAGGGTTAATTGAAACTCTTACACAAAAATTTGAGTTAGAGAAAAAAGAATATTTGAGAATAACAGAAAAGCTTAACGAGAATTCTGCTTTCTACGATGCTTTGCCTGCAATCATTCCAACTACTGGTGGTTATTCCATCGAAGGTTTTGGAATGAGAATGCATCCAATACTCAAAGTGATGAAAATGCACGAAGGATTGGATATTCTAACTGATGTTGGTTCACCTGTATTCGCCCCTGGAAATGGTAAAATTGTTTATGTAGGTCCCAGAGGTGGTTACGGATTAACTGTTGAAGTTGAGCACGGTTTTGGTTATAAAACCGTTTTCGCCCATCTATCAAAAGCTTTAGTAAAAGAAGGGCAAACTGTTAAGAGAGGTGATAGAATTGCTTTAACAGGGAACAGCGGACTTTCTACTGGTCCACATCTTCATTATGAAGTACATTTAAATGGAATACCTCAGGATCCTATTAACTATTTCTTTGAAGATTTTAACTATTTCGAAGCTAAAAAAATAACAAAAAGAGTGGGAGATAAATAA
- a CDS encoding DUF2795 domain-containing protein, whose protein sequence is MIWTVELASYLDDAPWPATKEELIEYAERIGAPYELIENLKELEDSDEPYESIEDIWPDYPSDEDFFYNEDEN, encoded by the coding sequence ATGATCTGGACGGTTGAATTGGCATCATATCTTGATGATGCACCTTGGCCGGCAACAAAAGAAGAACTGATTGAATATGCAGAAAGAATCGGTGCACCATATGAATTAATAGAGAATCTCAAAGAACTCGAAGACTCAGATGAACCATATGAGTCTATTGAGGATATCTGGCCGGATTATCCATCCGACGAAGACTTCTTTTACAACGAAGATGAAAACTAA